CTTCCCACGTCACCAATAAACAGGGTGTCACCAGAGAAAATAGCATGGTCTTTTTTATTTTCATCAATTAACAAATAGGTTGAGCTTTCCATAGTATGGCCGGGTGTATGCAATACTTTTATTTTGATATTTCCTATTTCAAATAATTGATTATCGGTTGCAATAATGGATTCAAACTCGGGTTTTGCAGTTGGACCATAAACGATTGGAGCACCTGTTTCTTTGCTTAAATCAAGATGACCAGAAACAAAATCAGCATGAAAATGAGTTTCAAAAATATATTTCAGTTTCACTCCATCGCGGGTAATTCTGTCTAGATAAGGTTGTGTTTCTCTTAGCGGATCTATTATAGCAGCTTCACCATTGGAAGTGATATAATAGGCTCCTTGCGCTAAACATCCTGTATATATTTGTTCTATTTGCATGATTTTAATTTTAAAAAGAGTTACAAAGTTACTCCTGTTTTATGATACTATATGTGATAAAAATTACTTTGTTAGATGAAAATTTCTTTAATGATAATGTAAATACCCATTATCAAAACAAACCATCCAAAAATTGGCTTGAGTTTGTTGCTATCTATTTTTTTGGATAGGTGAGTGCCAATAAACATTCCTATGAAAGCCATACTTGAAATACTCAGTAAAAAGATATAATCTATTGGTGCACCAATATATAAATCACCTGCAAAACCAATAGCAGAATTAATAAAAATGATTAATAATGAAGTGCCAACAGCTTGTTTCATTGGTAATTTGGCAAAAAACAAAAGAGCAGGAATGATTAAAAATCCACCACCTGCACCTAGAAAACCTGATATAGTTCCAATCACAGCTCCAATTACTGCTAGTTGCCAATAATTAGTACTAATAGCGTGTATTTGAGTTTTGGTTTTACCAATCATAGAAATAGATGCCGATACCATCAGGATTGCAAAAATGATCATGATTAGAAAGTTCTTGGTGACTTGAAAATCATTTATGGTAAAAAGCAAATTAGGAATCTTCAAAAAAATTACTTCTCGAATAATCAAAATTGAAAATACGGAAGGAATGGCAAAATATAATGCCGATTTGATTTTGAGGTTTCCCATTCGATAATGGCTAAAACATCCTGATAAAGCTGTGACTCCTACTATGAATAAGGAATAACTAGTCGCCAGTTTTGGATCAATTTTGAATAAATAGACCAATATAGGAATGGTTAAAATAGATCCTCCACCGCCGATTAACCCTAAAGAGAGTCCTATTATGACCGAAGCCAAGTAACCAAAATATTCCATGTCCTGTTTTTATATTTCAGACAAAGATGCGAAGTGTTTTTTTATATAGATGTAACTTTTGTCACATTGGTTTAGGTTTGTCTGAAAGCTAAAATTTGCCTACTGTTAGCCGAATACGATTAACTATAGAATTTCAATCTGATTGCGGTGCAAAACGACCAAACCTCGCTGTTCCATTTTTTTGAGTAGCCTCGATATAACTTCTCTGGAAGTATTCAAATCAGATCCGATTTCTTGATGTGATAGTTTTAATTCTTTGCAGCCACAAGCTTCAACTTGGCGTTTTAGATAAAATTCCAACCGCTCATCCATTGCTCTAAAAGCAATACTGTCAATTACCTCTAGTACTTCTTCTAAGCGATTGCGATACGAGCCTACAACAAATTCGTACCAACTGCGATGTTCCATCATCCATTTGTCCATCATTGCTAATGGAAGCATGATTATCTCAGCATCTTCAACTACTTTTGCCATGATTTGGCTTTTTTCATTCTTGATGGCGCAAACCATAGATAAGGCACAGGCTTGTCCAGGTTGTAAGTAATACATGAAAAATTCGCCACCATCACTGTCTTCACGATAGACTTTGATTGTTCCTTTTACTAATAGTATGGTGTTTTTAATATATTGTCCAGTGCGCATGATCACTTCTCCTGCACTAATATTTTTTATTATTTCATTTGCTTTGATGTCTTGTATCAATTCATTTGAAAAGGAAGGAAATGTTTTTTTTAATAGCTCTGGCATTTTGTTTTTTATTTAGAAATTAATTGGAATTCAGGAGTGTAAAAATACTAAAAATAGAACTTATTTATAATTGAAATGACGTCTGATATGATGTTGAAATATATTCGATATTACGAAAACGTTTTCTTTAAATTATTGTATAATTCACAAAAAAGGGGTGTATTGTTTGAGGAAAATCTCGTATTTTTACGAAAAAATATATATTATGAATTTGACACAAGAAGAATGGGTTTCTCAAATGGAAGCCGATGAGAATGCAGTCCTGTTAGATGTAAGAACCGAAGATGAATGCGATCAAGGCATAATAGAAGGTTCTATTAATATTGATATTCATAAAGGTCAGGAGTTTGTTGATACTATTGCTGCATTAGATAAAAGTAAAAATTATTATGTGTATTGCCGCTCTGGAATGAGAAGTGCAAAAGCATGTGAAATTATGAACGAGCTGGGTATAGACAATGCCTATAACTTACTCGGTGGAATTATAGAATGGGAAGGTGATATAGTTTAACATCACAAAAAAGAGGCCAACGCCTCTTTTTAAAATTTAATAGAAATAACCAAAATAACCAAGAATGAATACAATACCTCAAGAATTTCAAATTACATCTTTGCTTAACCAAGACACTTATTTGGTAAACGGCGAATTAAAAAAATGGACAGGAAAAACAACACCAGTATATTCAACTATTTCTTCAACTGAAAAATATGAACCAACTTTATTAGGTTCTATTCCATTTATGGGAGAAGCAGAGGCACTAGAGGTAGCAGAATCTGCTAAAGCAGCCTTTAATAATGGACAAGGATTATGGCCAACAATGAAAGTTGTTGATCGTATCAAATGCATGGAAAAGTTTGTTGTTAAAATGAAAGAAACCCGTACCGAAGTAGTGAAACTTTTGATGTGGGAAATCGGTAAGACATTAGGCGATTCTGAAAAAGAATTTGACAGAACGGTAGAATACATTGAAGATACTATCGAAAGTTATAAAGAACTACATGGCCGTAGCGCACATTTTTCTAAAGTACAAGGAATTAATGCCATGGTACGTAGGGGACCAATTGGAGTTGTATTGTGTCTTGGACCTTATAATTATCCAT
The Flavobacterium sp. 5 DNA segment above includes these coding regions:
- a CDS encoding sulfite exporter TauE/SafE family protein; amino-acid sequence: MEYFGYLASVIIGLSLGLIGGGGSILTIPILVYLFKIDPKLATSYSLFIVGVTALSGCFSHYRMGNLKIKSALYFAIPSVFSILIIREVIFLKIPNLLFTINDFQVTKNFLIMIIFAILMVSASISMIGKTKTQIHAISTNYWQLAVIGAVIGTISGFLGAGGGFLIIPALLFFAKLPMKQAVGTSLLIIFINSAIGFAGDLYIGAPIDYIFLLSISSMAFIGMFIGTHLSKKIDSNKLKPIFGWFVLIMGIYIIIKEIFI
- a CDS encoding Crp/Fnr family transcriptional regulator — encoded protein: MPELLKKTFPSFSNELIQDIKANEIIKNISAGEVIMRTGQYIKNTILLVKGTIKVYREDSDGGEFFMYYLQPGQACALSMVCAIKNEKSQIMAKVVEDAEIIMLPLAMMDKWMMEHRSWYEFVVGSYRNRLEEVLEVIDSIAFRAMDERLEFYLKRQVEACGCKELKLSHQEIGSDLNTSREVISRLLKKMEQRGLVVLHRNQIEIL
- a CDS encoding rhodanese-like domain-containing protein, with the translated sequence MNLTQEEWVSQMEADENAVLLDVRTEDECDQGIIEGSINIDIHKGQEFVDTIAALDKSKNYYVYCRSGMRSAKACEIMNELGIDNAYNLLGGIIEWEGDIV